The Prosthecomicrobium sp. N25 nucleotide sequence TGACCGGCGCGCGCGTCACCCTGGCCGGCCGCCTCGAGCGCCTGGCCGAAGACGCGGTGCCGCGCCGCCGCTTCCTCGCGAAGCAGCCCGATGCCGCCGGCTACGCGACCTTCCGCGACTTCGCCTTCTACCGCCTGGTCGTCGAGGTCGGGCACCTCGTCGCCGGCTTCGGCCGCATCAACGACCTGAAGGCCTCCGACCTCCTGCTCGACCTCTCCGACGCCGGCGAGATCGTCGAGGGCGAGGCGGGCATCGTCGAGCACCTCAACGAGGACCACGCCGACACGCTCCGCCTCTATGCGACCCGTCTCCTCGGTGCGCCCGACGCGGCGTGGCGTGCGACCGGCTGCGATCCCGAGGGGCTCGACCTCGCCGCCGCCACGCCGGCCGGGGACATGACCCGCCGGCTGGTTTTTCCGGCCCCGGTGCGACATTCCGGACCGCTTCGTGCAACATTGAAGCATCTTGCGGATATGGCGCGCGGTTCTGAAGGTAACTAAAACGATTGAAAGTCGTACTCGTCCCTATCGACTTTCTTCTGCCTTGTTATTATGTCCTCACGTCAGTAACGTCAGGTCAGAACGGCGGCTCGAGTCCAGTATAAGACTGCGTCAAGGGCAATCGTCATGGCATGTCGTCGCAGAAACTTATTGCAGGCCGCCCCGGCCGTCTTAACCATGACGGCGGGGGGCGAGGCGGAGGAGTTCCCAAGTGAAACAGACCGGGACTTGGAATGAAGCGCAGGGCCTCGACGTCGTCGGCCTGAGGACCGCCGGGCAGGTGTTCTGGAACCTGTCTGAGCCGGAACTCTACGAGGAGGCGATCCGCCGCAACGAGGCCAAGATCGCCGCCGGCGGCGCGCTCGTCGCCTATACGGGCCAGCACACCGGCCGCTCGCCCAACGACAAGTTCATCGTCTGCGATGCGCTCACCGAGAACACCGTCTGGTGGGACAACAACAAGAAGTTCACGCCCGCCCAGTTCGAGCTTCTCTACCAGGACTTCGTTCGGCACGCCGAATCCATGGACCTCTTCGTCCAGGATCTCGAGGGCGGCGCCGACCCGAAGTACCGCCTGCCCGCCCGCGTGGTCACCGAATACGCGTGGCACTCCCTGTTCATCCGCCACATGCTGCGCCGCCCCGAGCGCGCCGCGCTCCGCCACTACGTGCCGGAGATGACCATCATCGACCTGCCGAGCTTCAAGGCCGACCCGGCCCGCCACGGCACGCGCACCGAGACGGTCATCGCCTGCGACTTCTCCCGCAAGATCGTGCTGATCGGCGGCTCGTCCTATGCGGGCGAGATGAAGAAGTCCGTCTTCACGATGCTGAACTTCCTGCTGCCCGCCCAGAACGTCATGCCGATGCACTGCTCGGCGAACGTCGGCGACGCCGGGGACGTGGCGATCTTCTTCGGCCTGTCCGGCACCGGCAAGACGACCCTCTCGGCCGATCCGACCCGGACCCTCCTCGGCGACGACGAGCACGGCTGGAGCGAGGACGGCGTCTTCAACTTCGAGGGCGGCTGCTACGCCAAGACCATCCGCCTGTCGCGCGAGGCCGAGCCCGAGATCTACGCCACCACCGAGCGCTTCGGCAGTGTGCTCGAGAACGTGCCGCTCGACCCCGCGACCCGCGTCCCGGATTTCGACGACGGCTCGCTGACCGAGAACACCCGCGTCGCCTACCCGCTCCACTTCATCCCGAACGCCTCGGCGACCGGGCGGGCCGGCATGCCGAAGAACATCATCATGCTGACGGCCGACGCCTTCGGGGTGATGCCGCCGATCGCCCGGCTCTCCCCCGAGCAGGCCATGTACCACTTCCTGTCCGGCTATACCGCCAAGGTCGCCGGCACCGAGAAGGGCGTGACCGAGCCGCAGGCGACCTTCTCGACCTGCTTCGGCGCCCCCTTCATGCCCCGTCATCCCGCCGAATACGGCGCCCTCCTGAAGCGCCTCATCGCCGAGCACGGCGTCGATTGCTGGCTGGTCAACACCGGTTGGACCGGCGGCGCCTACGGCACCGGCCGCCGCATGCCGATCAAGGTCACGCGCCGGCTGCTTGGCGCCGCCCTCGACGGCTCGCTCAAGACGGCCCGCTTCTACCGCGACCGCTACTTCGGCTTCGAAGTCCCGACCCAGGTCGCCGGCGTCGAGCCGCACGTCCTCTATCCGTCCAAGACCTGGGCCGACAAGCTCGGCTTCGAGCGCCAGGCCGCGAAGCTGGTCGACATGTTCGTCAAGAACTTCGAGAAGTTCGAGAAGCACGTGGACGGGGGTATCCGTGACGCGGCCCCGCGGATCAGGGACGCGGCGGAGTGAGGGCGCTGTTCTCTACTCGGCTCACGAAGTGGAGAATGCTCCCCCTTCTGTCATTGCCGGGCTCGACCCGGCAATCGAGACGGTCGGCTCCGGCTCCGTTGCCTGGATACTCGGGCCGAGCCTGGGCATGACCGAAGCGCTTCCCGGTCGAGTATCGGCCTGATTCGAGACTGGAGATTTGAGCGGGCCGTGCCGAGAGGCGCGGCCCGTTCGTCGTCTGGAGGGGCCGCAATCTCATACGACGAATAACTCCAGGTCATGCTCTCAATGAACGGGTGCAGGGAGTCGGAGAGTTTACTCATCTTTTATCGAATAAAATGAATTGTACTCATGGGACTCTGATAGGGGATTGCCATGGGATCTATAAGCTTTCATATCATCAAAATCGGTATTTTCGTTTTGATGACATTACAGGCAACTGTAATGTCGGAGGCCGCCGAACCCGCGAAATCGGCCTATAAACGACCTTCCGAGATCCCGTTTCCGATCGATAACCCTTACACGGCCGAGAAGGCGGCGCTCGGCAAGGCGCTATACTTCGAACCGCGCCTCTCCGGCGCCGAGAACATGACCTGCGCCTCCTGTCATAATCCCTCTTTCGGATGGGAAGTGCCCGTCAAGACTGCGGTCGGCGCACAGAACACGCGTCTCGGCCGGCAGGCGCCGACTGTGCTCAACATCGCCTGGGTGCATCCGCTGTTCTGGGACGGCCGTGCGAAGACAGCCGAGGACCAGGCCAAGGGACCGATCGAGGCGGCCGTCGAGATGAACCTGCCCCTTCCGGAGGCGGTGAAACGGCTCTCGGCAATCCCCAGCTACAAGGCGGCCTTCGACCGGGTGTTCCCCGGACAGGGGGTCACCCCGGACACGATCGTCAAAGCGATCGCCACCTTCGAGCGCACCGTCGTGGCGAGCTATGCCCCGTTCGATGCCTGGGTCGAAGGGGACGAGAAGGCAATCTCGCCGGCCGCGAAGCGCGGCTTCGACCTGTTCGTGGGCAAGGCCGGCTGCGCCCCCTGCCACACCGGCTGGAACTTCACCGACAACAAGTTCCACGACATCGGCACGACATCGACCGACGTCGGGCGGATCGCGTTCGAGCCGAACAATCCGAAGGCGCAGTTCGCCTTCAAGACACCGAGCCTGAGGGACATCGGCCAGCGCGCGCCCTACATGCACGACGGCTCGATCGAGACGCTCGAGGAGGCCTTGATGCACTATGTCCAAGGCGGCATCGACCGTCCGTCGCGGTCGCCCCTGATGCGGCCCGTCGCCCTCGACGCCTCCGAAATCGATGACCTGATCGCGTTTCTCCGGTCACTGACCGGATCGAAGCAGATCGTGACCCTTCCCGTCCTGCCCAACTGAGGAGGCCGCCATGCGTATCTTCCATCGCATCCTGGTCGCCTTCGCTCTCGTCATCGGGATCGGCATCGCGCAGAGCGCGATCACGATCTCGAAGGTGCGGACGCTCGATGACGATCTCCCCTCCGCCACCCGTCTGCCCATGCAGCAGGTCGGTGGCGCCAGGCAGGCGCAGACCTCCTTCGGCGCCGCCAAGGCCGTCCTCGCGGAG carries:
- a CDS encoding cytochrome-c peroxidase; the protein is MGSISFHIIKIGIFVLMTLQATVMSEAAEPAKSAYKRPSEIPFPIDNPYTAEKAALGKALYFEPRLSGAENMTCASCHNPSFGWEVPVKTAVGAQNTRLGRQAPTVLNIAWVHPLFWDGRAKTAEDQAKGPIEAAVEMNLPLPEAVKRLSAIPSYKAAFDRVFPGQGVTPDTIVKAIATFERTVVASYAPFDAWVEGDEKAISPAAKRGFDLFVGKAGCAPCHTGWNFTDNKFHDIGTTSTDVGRIAFEPNNPKAQFAFKTPSLRDIGQRAPYMHDGSIETLEEALMHYVQGGIDRPSRSPLMRPVALDASEIDDLIAFLRSLTGSKQIVTLPVLPN
- a CDS encoding phosphoenolpyruvate carboxykinase translates to MKQTGTWNEAQGLDVVGLRTAGQVFWNLSEPELYEEAIRRNEAKIAAGGALVAYTGQHTGRSPNDKFIVCDALTENTVWWDNNKKFTPAQFELLYQDFVRHAESMDLFVQDLEGGADPKYRLPARVVTEYAWHSLFIRHMLRRPERAALRHYVPEMTIIDLPSFKADPARHGTRTETVIACDFSRKIVLIGGSSYAGEMKKSVFTMLNFLLPAQNVMPMHCSANVGDAGDVAIFFGLSGTGKTTLSADPTRTLLGDDEHGWSEDGVFNFEGGCYAKTIRLSREAEPEIYATTERFGSVLENVPLDPATRVPDFDDGSLTENTRVAYPLHFIPNASATGRAGMPKNIIMLTADAFGVMPPIARLSPEQAMYHFLSGYTAKVAGTEKGVTEPQATFSTCFGAPFMPRHPAEYGALLKRLIAEHGVDCWLVNTGWTGGAYGTGRRMPIKVTRRLLGAALDGSLKTARFYRDRYFGFEVPTQVAGVEPHVLYPSKTWADKLGFERQAAKLVDMFVKNFEKFEKHVDGGIRDAAPRIRDAAE
- a CDS encoding HugZ family pyridoxamine 5'-phosphate oxidase codes for the protein MTDKPAFSPVAASRRLVREARAAALATLTSGTGAPFVSLVTVATDTDGSPVLLLSDLAAHTRNLKSDPRASLLFDERAPGAAASGDPLTGARVTLAGRLERLAEDAVPRRRFLAKQPDAAGYATFRDFAFYRLVVEVGHLVAGFGRINDLKASDLLLDLSDAGEIVEGEAGIVEHLNEDHADTLRLYATRLLGAPDAAWRATGCDPEGLDLAAATPAGDMTRRLVFPAPVRHSGPLRATLKHLADMARGSEGN